The genome window CTATAGAGAAATTCATAGACAAGAAGATACTTTAATTCACATCAAACATGGTGAATTAAAGGAGGTTTTCAATTTGAACGAAGCACAAACCAAAGAGATCGGTTGTGTTTCAAGCAAACAATGTGCTTGTTAGTGGAGGTTTACACTTTGCATGTCCACTGCAGGACAGGAGGAAGCAAACACAAAGGAAGTCATGAGTCAGTTTTTCTTAAAATTCACACCTGAAATGTATAATCCTTTTTAAACATATGcaacttttaaaatattctgATCATGATTAAATAGCTTTCTTATTctaattttaacattatttgaTTTACTTAGACAGGCCATAGTTAGATTTACAATGCACAAGCAAATAACTTCATGCAGTTTTCATGCAGCTTGGTCACACTTCGCTGTGTGAAGCTGtacagagagcaggtggtctGGGTGGGGCTGGAGCAGAGACCAAGACACCAACATGACTAATGGGCTTTAGGAATATCCAAATTCCTAAAGTAAATATAATCTCAGTTCACTGTTATTCTGAACATGTAGCAGTATTTTTCCAGTATCCAAGTAGTGCCGACTGTCATCCTTGGCGTTTGTGGATGATTCTGATTTGGTGATTAATGTAATGAGGGACAGTGCTTGCACCATATGACTGACTGATCAGGTTTCCTCTAGGCTGCTTCCTATCTCTCTAGCAGTGTAAACTTAGGACTGTAAAGCTAAGACACTGGGTTTTTTTCCTAACTTTCCACTTTGGGATGTTTTGTgcattgaaaacatgtttgtgcttttcaaagTACAAGACTGATTTGATTTCGACTCAGTTTAGGGAAAAGTATAGTTCAATCACTTGTATATAGgagatttaatttaaagctaTTTCACCATGAACTGCTCTTCCGTTGACGTGCAGCAGGGCAAAGAGCTAATTCCTATCAGCTGTAGGAGTGCCCTACATGCGACATTTGTACAGCACCACAGCAGGAAGTTCAGCACAGTAGTCATTACTAAACACCACAAATAGAGTACTTGGTTGTTTATGGAATGTTTTGGTGTAAGGCATTACTtcaattacatttaatattatattttgcCTGCAGGGGAAATGCTGTGTAAACCTGAACAAAGCCAGCACAGGAGGAAGACAAGGGAGCTGTCACTATCACCAGTGTTGAGAGCTTGGGTGAAAAAGGAGTCTCTCTGTGACCCACTGTAGAGCATCAACTCGAGGATGGGACACacagaaaggaagaaggagTCTATGTTAAAACACTAGAgcttattttatgtatgaaccTGTTGTAAACGACCCTGCGGAGTTGGGCCTTAATACTGCGCAGCAGCTCCAACTTGAGGAGGTTCTGACACAGGCAATAGGTGCACCTGTTGCAGGCGCACATGCAGCGGAGACGGGCGTGGCTGcggaaaagacacaaaaatccCATGAATACCTCTGAGCCGAAACCTGCACTGCTGCAACTCTTGTGCTTGAATCGAagcatgctaatgctaacatttGCAATCATCTTTCTGAGGTTAAAGTTAAAAGAGGGTAAACAAGATTTTACCACCAAAATATCCTTCTACCTGTTGAATTCTTCTGGAAAGCAGACATTTACTGCTGGAGTGAAGTGAAATATGCAGTTTGATTTTATGGCTAGTCAGCCAttcttaatttaattaataaatattcacTAGTCATAGACTGTCATGAAAAAATATGCATTTCAGACCAGATTAATAACAGCTCAGTTAGGGTAATTTGGCAATTGAACAAATACATTATTTGCTAGTCTAGCAGTGAAGCTTACACAAATCTTtgatataatatatttaaacaacaaacatttaaaaagcatgttGGGACAGACAGGCTGTCATTAAACTCAGAAACCCACGTCTCACTAAACATTCTTGCCCTGGACTGCAGCAGATCCAATAGATTCAGAATTTAGACAACAGAATTTCTGCCCTGCTAATATGAGATTTAGTGGGCACATCCCATTGAGTGCTAATCGACTCTGAAATCTAATCTGATCAGAGAGCTTTGACAATTTCAGACACTCAAAGGATCGACcttgcagacaaacacacatacaaagacataAGTTACTAGACCTAGACTAGACCTGGATAGTTGATTCCAAAAGCCAACCTACAGAGACCAACATTTAATTTCTCTAGCTGAATGAATAAATTACACAGTTAATAGATGGAGATAGTCATTGTAATAAGTGCAAAATATCCTAGCCTTTAGCCTAAACTGCATCCAGGAATGAGGTAAATGTTGATATACAGTCACAGGAAAAGATGCAGTACTCAGAGGTGTCAGAGGTTTAATACTCACGGATACATGGCCATGGTGGTGAGTCTGGTGTAGATGTCTTTGTTGAGTGCCTCAGTTGTGTTGCACGTGAATGGCTGGGGAGGATGAAGCTTGTGCTTACGGCAGAACTCGTGCGGTGAGAGGCTGTAGTGCTGCCGTACTTCATGCAGGTCTGACTTGGCAGCAATCACTACACATGGTGTCTTGCTGTCTATGAAGTATTGCTGCCAACAATTCAGTGTAATTAGTTAGACTCTATAAAGCAGACCTTCTGTCAGTCTAATAAGCATCTTCCTGTTTTCATCTACATACCTTATACACTTTGGCGCAGTATTCAAAAGAACGTGGGTTGTTGACGTCATACACCAGACAAACCACGTCACAAGCTAGCTCTGCCTCTGACAGGAAGTCAAAATCTGGCATCATCTCATGAAGCTTTtagcaaagagagaaacagagtgcACATTgacagtttaatgttttgctgCGTACTAATGCAGATACACTGAAATAACGTTACAGTCACTGTTCTGAGTAAACTGTTCTTACCAGCAGGTACTTCTCCTGACCATAAACATAGGTTGTGCTGATGGCATAGAAAGACTTGTGATCTTCTCTTATCCGCCTCTGTCGctttggtaaaaataaataaataaataaataaataaataaataaataaataaatacacatcaaTAACAAACTAGCACCAGGTTcattagcacacacacataactatTGATAACAATCTGAAACCCTAAAGAACAGTAATATTGAACTGAAAGCtacattaaaactgaaactaggTAATGACTTACTACCAATTTGTCATTTGAGATATGATATAAAATGTTGCCCACATTAAAGCAATCTGTTTGAATCtgaacaaacacatgaagaaaaagTCATAGTACGATAGGACAATCCAAATTAAAAGGCAGCCACGCAGCCATGATTCCACTAACCTGCAAGTTTCTGCCCAGGAAAGCTTGAAGGAAACCACTCTTTCCACTGCCCCTGGCCCCTAGGACGTTGCAGCGAAAGACACTGCGCTGGGTCTGCTTCTTCTGCAGATCAATGCGCTTGTTGCGTGTAACTGcaagaacagagaaaagaagaatacAGTATACAGCAATAGGAACATGCAGGAACCTTTGAGAACAAGCCATTTGCTACAAAATCAAACTACAATTCTGCACATGATCTCTTACCTGTAATGGCAGCTGCCTGAGACTCCTGTTCATAGATGATAGAGTATCCCAGGTAACCTAAATACTCCAAACTCCGCTGCACATCTAGATACGTTGTTAAcctacaacagaaacacacaattcATGACAAGTCTGATAGCATGAGCAAGTATTTTAAGTTGATAATTGATCAATCAAACTATACGTCCAGGAGTGAATTTATTTAGGttgcattatattaaaatagACGAGTGTgcgtgtctttgtgtgtatattAATAGATATGTTCCACTCTTACGTCCACTGGGAGAGGTATCCCTGGTATGTGATCCATCCCTGATCATTGGTGCAAACTGTGTTGTTAACGTCTGGACCCCAGGGCATGTAAGGAAATACTTTGAAGAGGTCTTTCACCTCCTCTGGTGACAGCGCACAATCTCTGTCCTGAATCACACCAAGAGAAGtagcacagaaaaacaataaaacttttttttaatcaattaagaataatttagttttactaacttaaaaattaaaaacaataactgtatgtttttttaaagaggaaACTATATATTAACAGATAAACATGAGATATTTGACCACTAACCTTGTCATGCTTGTCGAAGACACTCTGAAGGAAGAGGTAAGCATTGTGGTTAAGCTCTGTGGTGCAGTCTGGGGGAATCTTTATTCTGGAATAAAACGACAGAAACCACATTCAAATacttcatattaaaataaaatacatttatttactgcacAATTCACGAAGATAGgaaaattcattattaataaacagttttttcaaAAACTTTAGAGGTCCTAAAGGATCACGGTGgaaatgaaattatttaatgttatgtCACAGcaagtcatttttaatcaacaaataaattaaaaacataaacataacatgGAGATGCACTCACATGGGAAACAGGTATTCCTGTGTGAGTTCCAGGTCATCGTCATAACCGAACCTCCTCAGCACAGTCCACGTGGTCTCATGACGACCTCGCTGTATAAAGAGGGTGTGCAGGAACAGAAAGCCTGAGATCGACAGTCAGTGACAAAAGAGAAGAGATAAAGTTAGTAAGAAACTTTCAAATAAGTAACATGatttcttaatttcttttcttgattTCTTGAAAGAAAGGACATTTTAGGGAACTGGAGGAAGGATACAGTGAAAAAGAACCAAGAAGAAtttgaaaacaagaaaacagagagTGTCTGACCTTTGAGTGTCAGTCCGTTGTCTTTGACTCCGTCGTTCATGTTCCTCCTGACCACGTTCTTTACATCCTCTAAGGCCTGGGGCGCCAGTGGGGTATTGAAACATGTTCTCTACAAGATACATAATACAGATATAAGTTCACAGGGGAAAAGATTTGTCATAAACAAGCCCTGCAATTTCGCCTCATATTATACTACACAGTTTAAAGAAGACTGACACTAATCCAGTTGTGCCAGTGATTAAAAGTTCCACAATTCTGTTCAGTAATGAATATTATGCTGATGGTGAAACCACTGAGTGGGAAACATTACCTGGAAGAAGTTTAACTCATTGTCATTAAGGATGCCGTCATTGTCCAGGTCAGACACTTTAAAGATTCTTGTTAAAGCCTTGATACAAGAAGACTTCAGCtgtaatacagaaaaaacatatataaatattttcagaTGGATATGTGTACTTACATAATGATTTAAATCAACCTGCAATTAATGTAGGTTGGTCACCATACCTCCAATAACCAACCTGCTTTAGCAAGTTGTTACTGGGCATGAATAtcaatcatttcattttgtatcTTTTTAATTGGTGCAATCTTGGTTAAAGTTCATGGGCAGTATTTCAAAATaagtctctccacagagaatTTTTCGATAGGGCACATAAAGTGCCATCATGAATGTTACAACACATGTTCTCTTCTGCTATGACAAGTTGTATAGACctcacctccttctcctcaggGCAGTACAGAGGTCCTGTCGGGTGTAGAACAGCTTTCTGGGCGTAGTAGAACAGTTCGGAGATGTTCTTCAAGTTTTTTGCAGAGCACTGAGAAAACAGAggggacgtgtgtgtgtgtgaggctaaAGTAAAAGTGGTAATGTCACTTATACTTATATCTAAAACATTTTAGagaagacataaaacaaacGCTGGGCCTGGTTGAGTCTACAGCAAAATGTTGGTGTCACTG of Anabas testudineus chromosome 8, fAnaTes1.2, whole genome shotgun sequence contains these proteins:
- the rhot1a gene encoding mitochondrial Rho GTPase 1-A isoform X1, with the protein product MRKDVRILLVGEPKVGKTSLIMSLVSEEFPDEVPLRAEEITIPADVTPERVPTHIVDYSEAEQSDEQLYQEISKANVICIVYSVNNKKSIEKVTSHWIPLINDRTDKDSRVPLILVGNKSDLVEHSSMETILPIMNQFQDIETCVECSAKNLKNISELFYYAQKAVLHPTGPLYCPEEKELKSSCIKALTRIFKVSDLDNDGILNDNELNFFQRTCFNTPLAPQALEDVKNVVRRNMNDGVKDNGLTLKGFLFLHTLFIQRGRHETTWTVLRRFGYDDDLELTQEYLFPIIKIPPDCTTELNHNAYLFLQSVFDKHDKDRDCALSPEEVKDLFKVFPYMPWGPDVNNTVCTNDQGWITYQGYLSQWTLTTYLDVQRSLEYLGYLGYSIIYEQESQAAAITVTRNKRIDLQKKQTQRSVFRCNVLGARGSGKSGFLQAFLGRNLQRQRRIREDHKSFYAISTTYVYGQEKYLLLHEMMPDFDFLSEAELACDVVCLVYDVNNPRSFEYCAKVYKQYFIDSKTPCVVIAAKSDLHEVRQHYSLSPHEFCRKHKLHPPQPFTCNTTEALNKDIYTRLTTMAMYPHARLRCMCACNRCTYCLCQNLLKLELLRSIKAQLRRVVYNRHMAQADLKNSTFWLRASVGATVIAVLGFAMYRALLKQR
- the rhot1a gene encoding mitochondrial Rho GTPase 1-A isoform X2 — protein: MRKDVRILLVGEPKVGKTSLIMSLVSEEFPDEVPLRAEEITIPADVTPERVPTHIVDYSEAEQSDEQLYQEISKANVICIVYSVNNKKSIEKVTSHWIPLINDRTDKDSRVPLILVGNKSDLVEHSSMETILPIMNQFQDIETCVECSAKNLKNISELFYYAQKAVLHPTGPLYCPEEKELKSSCIKALTRIFKVSDLDNDGILNDNELNFFQRTCFNTPLAPQALEDVKNVVRRNMNDGVKDNGLTLKGFLFLHTLFIQRGRHETTWTVLRRFGYDDDLELTQEYLFPIIKIPPDCTTELNHNAYLFLQSVFDKHDKDRDCALSPEEVKDLFKVFPYMPWGPDVNNTVCTNDQGWITYQGYLSQWTLTTYLDVQRSLEYLGYLGYSIIYEQESQAAAITVTRNKRIDLQKKQTQRSVFRCNVLGARGSGKSGFLQAFLGRNLQRQRRIREDHKSFYAISTTYVYGQEKYLLLHEMMPDFDFLSEAELACDVVCLVYDVNNPRSFEYCAKVYKQYFIDSKTPCVVIAAKSDLHEVRQHYSLSPHEFCRKHKLHPPQPFTCNTTEALNKDIYTRLTTMAMYPHARLRCMCACNRCTYCLCQNLLKLELLRSIKAQLRRVVYNRCSYTCCWLPLFLFLLHVFTFC
- the rhot1a gene encoding mitochondrial Rho GTPase 1-A isoform X3, with the protein product MRKDVRILLVGEPKVGKTSLIMSLVSEEFPDEVPLRAEEITIPADVTPERVPTHIVDYSEAEQSDEQLYQEISKANVICIVYSVNNKKSIEKVTSHWIPLINDRTDKDSRVPLILVGNKSDLVEHSSMETILPIMNQFQDIETCVECSAKNLKNISELFYYAQKAVLHPTGPLYCPEEKELKSSCIKALTRIFKVSDLDNDGILNDNELNFFQRTCFNTPLAPQALEDVKNVVRRNMNDGVKDNGLTLKGFLFLHTLFIQRGRHETTWTVLRRFGYDDDLELTQEYLFPIIKIPPDCTTELNHNAYLFLQSVFDKHDKDRDCALSPEEVKDLFKVFPYMPWGPDVNNTVCTNDQGWITYQGYLSQWTLTTYLDVQRSLEYLGYLGYSIIYEQESQAAAITVTRNKRIDLQKKQTQRSVFRCNVLGARGSGKSGFLQAFLGRNLQRQRRIREDHKSFYAISTTYVYGQEKYLLLHEMMPDFDFLSEAELACDVVCLVYDVNNPRSFEYCAKVYKQYFIDSKTPCVVIAAKSDLHEVRQHYSLSPHEFCRKHKLHPPQPFTCNTTEALNKDIYTRLTTMAMYPHMAQADLKNSTFWLRASVGATVIAVLGFAMYRALLKQR